The segment TCCGGGATGAGTTCGGCGGCGCAGAGCAGGCCGTCCCGGTTGGCCAGGCCGGTCTGCCGGTCAAGATGGGTGCTCTGCCGCAGCGCCTCTTCGAGTCCGCGCACGTTGGTGACGTCGCGGATGTGGATGACCAGCGTGTTCTCCGGGTCGGCCGGGTCCGCGGCGGTGATGGCCCACTCCGTCTCCCGCCACCGCCCGAATCCATCACGCAGGCGCACCGCGAAACCGTCGCCGGTGCCCGAGCCGCGGAAACGCCCGATCAGGTACGCGTGCACCGCATCGACCTGATCAGGATGCACCAGCGCCGACACCGTACGGCCGAGAACTTCCTGGTCGGAGAGCCCGAACTGGCGTGCCGCCGCCGGTGACTGCCAGCGCACCGCCAGATTCGAGTCGAGCACCATCGCCACGTCCGCCGACCCGTACATGAGCGTCCGCAGCCGGTTGCCCTGAACGGTGAGTCGCCCGGCCTGCCGGCGCAGCGCGACCGCCGTCACCCATTCCCGGGTCGCCACCGCCGACAACGCCACTGTGCCCAGCAGGATCGACGTGGCGTCCATCCGCCCGCCATTGATCAGGTGGAACGCGGTGATCAGCGCCGAGCCGAGGATCAGCAGGGCGAGCAGCGGGAAGCTCGCCGGCGGTTCGCTGCCGGGCGCCGGCATCGACCCCACGTCGGGCGAGACCCGCACCGAGCCGTACCAGAGCAGCCCGGCGGCCACGTTGACCGCGCCGGCCGCGACCAGCGCGCCGATCGCGGCGTTCGGCTTGCCCGGGTAGTCCATGGCGATGACCAGCGCGGTCAGCCCGATCAACGACAGCGCCGCGGCGGGCGCACACCATTGCAGCGCGGCCCGGTGCCGGATCGCGTGCACGCCGGCGACGGCAGCCGTGGCCGCGGCGCCACCACCGAACACCAGCGCGGTCATCGCGGCGCCCCGCCGGTCACCGCCGCTGAACAGCGGCACCCACGACGCGTAGATCAGGCAGGCGGTCACGCCGAGCACGTCCAGGCCGAACCGCAGCCGGCCCAGCTGGTCGCGGCGCTGCGACGGGCGCAGCACCGCGGGCAGGTACAGCGCGGCCACCAGGAAGAGCGTGACCAGCGGGATCTCCGCCGGCAGCGGCACACCGTCGACCAGCACGTGCGGCGCCAGCAGCGCGGCGATCCCGCTGCCCAGCCCGGCCAGCGCGGCGAGCCCGGCGCCACCGGCCAGGGTCAGGGCACGCAGGCGCGGCCCGGCAGCACGTCCGCCGACGGCGGCACGCGCCATCACCACCGCGATCGCGGCGGAGCAGCCGGTGAGCAGCCCGGCCAGACCGGCTGCCGGCAGCGTGCCGAGAGCAACGATCAAGACCACCAGCACGGGTACGGCGTACAGCACCCGCCGCGAGCGGAGGAGGGATCCGCCTGCCATCGTCGTCGTCCAAGTATTGCGAGGGGGGTGTTCCTCGAACTCCCCTATCAACGAGGCAGACCCGATCCGGTTACGGCCGAACGTCGTCCAGACCCACCCGATACCAGTCGCCGCCGTGCACGACGTGCAGGTCCGGCCCGCGCCCGATCATCCACACCTGGTCCGGCAGGGCGTCTCCGTCCGGGAGCACGAGCCGGAACTCGCGCCCGTCGCCGAGCCGCCCGTCGCCCAGCTCGCCCACGACGAGCCGGTCGCGATGCGGGCTGTAGCCACCGGCCAGCCCGACGGTGCCGGCGCCGACGATCAGGCTGGTCGCGCCGGCGGCCAGGCCGTTGTCCCACACGTCGACCCGGTCGCCCTCGATACGCACCACCGGGAAGTCCGAGTAGTAGCACGCCCAGGCGGTCTCGCCGACGACGTTGAGTGCGTAGCAGTCGTCGATGAACGGCGCGTCGTCCGCCGGGAACCGCCACTGCGGCTGCCCGTCGGCGCCGAACCGGATCAGCCCGCAGTCTCCCATCGGCTGGGCGCCGGATCCGCCCCAGCCGTAGTTGCCGTAGACGCCCTCGTCGAAGTAGCCGACCCAGGCGTCGCCGGACGCGGTGGTGAACACGTTCTGGATGCCGTCGCCGAAGGTGTGCTCGGCAAGCGCGGTCCCGTCCGGTCCGTACACGATCGCGTTGCGGTCGGGTCCGTCCGGCCGCCACCGGCAGCGGGCGCCGACCAGCAGGAACCGGCCGTCCGGCAGCGGCTGCACGGTGGCATGCGCGATCGGCAGAGCCGCGATCGGTACGAGCGCGGACGGTTCCGGCGAGTGCACGGTGATGCGCGCGGCCGCCGGTTGCGCCGCCCGCGAGTCGGGGAACGAGGCCCAGCCCGGCTGCACCGTCACCGAGGTCAGCGCCTCCCGGTCCGCCGGTGCCGACCACAGTGCGACGGCCTCGCCGGCCGGACCGATCGACACCGACAGCAGCACGTCGCCGCCGACGGCGGGCGCGATCCGGCCGTGCCGGCGCAGCGGCAGCACCGGCGCCTTCATCTCCCGTCCACTCATTGCGCCATTCGATCACTGCGGCGAGCGCACAGCCACCGATATGTGCAGCGGTCAGTTGGCGGGCGGGCGCTCGCCGAGCAGCGTGAACCAGCTTTCGGCCAGGACGTGGACGACCTGCTCGCGGTCGACTCCCCAGCGGCCCTCGGTCCAGTGTTGCCCGAGGTAGTCCAGCTGGGCGAAGGCGAGCACGGCCCGGGAGTGCCGGATCTCCGGCGGGAACCGGCCGGCCTGGTCGAGGCCGTCCTTGATGTCGGCGATGACCTCCTCGAACCAGCTGTCGACGAGGTCGCGCAGGTCGGGGTCGACGTGGGCGGCCTCGCTGATCGCGTTGAGGTAGGGCCGGATCTGCACCCACGTCCGGGACCGCTGGCCGAGCCACCCGGCCATCGCCTCGTAGCTGCCGTCGCGGACGACGTCGACGAGCTCCGGCGCCGTGGTCCCGTGCTGCTCGGAGGTGGTGCGCTCGAGCACCTCGTTCAGCTCGGCGAGCAGGGCACGCGCCAGGTCGCTGCGGGATTTGAAGTACGCATAGAAGGTCACGCGCGTGGTGCCGGCGGTCGAGGCGATGTCGTCGACCGTGGTCGCGGCGTAGCCCTTGGTCCGGAACAGCTCGAGCGCTGTGGAGACCAGCAGCTTACGGGTCATCTCCTTCTGCACTGCCCGCAAATTCGCCACGTCGGCAGCTTACGCCACACCCCTCAACGCATACACGGCGAGTTTTTTCTTGACACGACGTAAGCGTTAATGACAGGTTGCGTGCCACCCGAACGTGACCCCGATCACCTGAAGGAGTTCCGACGTGGTCTCAAAGACCCGGGCGACACTGATCGCCAGTTGCACCGCGGTTCTGGTCGCCCAACTCACCAACGCGCTGCCCGGCGCGCTCAACGGCACGTTCCAGCAGGAGTTCCAGACCGCCGGCACCGAGCTGACCTGGATCACGGCCGCGTTCATGATTCCGCTGGTCGTCTTCGAGCTGACGTTCGGCCTGATCGGCGACATGTGGGGCCGCAAGAAGCTGCTGATCGGCGGCGCCGGCCTGCTCGTCGCCGGCGCGCTCGTCTGCGCCACCGCACCGACCGTGCAGGCGATGTGGGCCGGTCAGGCGCTCAGCGGTCTCGGCGCCGGCATCCTGTTCCCGATCTCGCTGACGCTCAGCGCCGCGATCACCCCGACCGCGCACGCCCGGGCCCGGGTCATCGCGATCTGGGCCGGGTTCCTGTCGCTCGGCGCGGCGATCTCCCCGCTGCTGGCCGGTTTGTTCGCCGAGTACAGCTCGTGGCGTGGCGCGTACATCGTGGTTGCTGTTCTCGCGGCGGTCGCCGCGCTGTTGACCCTGGGCGCGCAGGATTCGTCCGCACCCTCCGGCCGCAAGGTCGACATCCCCGGCCAGGTCACCCTCGCGCTCGGCCTGATCGCGGTCCTGTACGCCGCGGTGCAGGGCGCCGAGGTCGGCTGGAGCCGGCCGGAGATCGTCGGCGGCTTCGTGGCCGGCGCGGCGCTGCTCGCGGCGTTCGTGGTGATCGAGCTGCGCACCGACCCGCCGCTGCTGGACCTGCGGCTGTTCCGCAACCGGTCGTTCAGCATCGCCTCAGTCGTCGCGGTGGTCGGCATGTTCAGCTTCCTCGGCATCTGCTTCTCGACGAGCATCTGGCTCGGCGCCGTCCAGCACCAGAGCGCGCTGAAGATCGGCATCCTGTTCCTGTTCATCCAGGGCCCGGCGTTCGCGCTGATCCCGCTGATCTCCTACCTGCTGCGGCACGTGCCGCCGCGCTGGGTGCTGACCGGCGGTTTCGCGCTGATGGCCGTCGGCGGTTTCTGGTGCTCGCGGTTCGACGTGCAGGACCTGGGGTGGACGCGGTTCATCGCGCCGCTGCTGCTGGTCGGGATCGGCTTCGCGCTGACCGTCGGCTCGATCACCGCGGTCGCCATCAACACCGTGCCACTGCACTACGCGGGCATGGCCAGCGCGACCACGAACCTGCTGCGTGACCTCGGATTCGCGCTCGGCCCGGTGATCGTCGGCGCGATCGCGCTGAGCAGCGCCGGCGCGCGCTTCGCCGAGGCGCTGCCGGGTTCCGGGCTGCCACCGGCCGAGCTGGGCGCGGCCACGGCGATCGGCGAGGCCGCCGGACCGATCGCGGTGAACAGCCTGCCGCCGGGCGTACCCGGTTCGGGCGCGCACGCCGTCGCGATGGACGCGCTCGGCAGCGGCTTCCAGCTGGCGTTCCTGGTGTGCGCGATCGGGGCGCTGGTGGCTGCCGCGCTCACCCTGTTCGGCCTGCGCAACACCCGCGACACCACGCCCGAGGAGCAAATGATGGAGTCGGCGCAAAGTTTTTCATCATGAAGTCAGTTTCATTGACACTCTGTAAAGTTTTCGCTTACGGTGATGGCCATCACGATCGAACGAAAGGAAGTGCCGATGACGGGCACCACGGTCAACACCGTCCTCGGCCCGGTTCCCGCTGATCAGCTGGGCGTCGTCTCGGTTCACGAGGCCCTGCTGTCGGTGGTTCCGGGCGCCGAGCACGCGTTCGACGTCGTCATCGACCGCGCCGAGATCTTCGAGACCCTGGCCGCGAAGCTGACCGCGTTCCGGGAGCACGGCGGCGGGACGATCGTCGACAGCACCGGCATGTTCCACGGCCGCGACGTGCGGCTGTACGAGGCATTGTCCGCGAAGACCGGCGTGCACATCGTCGCCTCGACCGGGATGGGTCCCGAGGAGATGCTCGGCGGCTACTTCCTGACCCCGCAGACCAACCCGCCGACGCCGTGGCCGGCCGAGAAGTTCGCCGACCTGTTCGCCAAGGAGGTCACCGAGGGCATGGTCGTCCCCCGGGTGGAGCGGCGCGCCGCCGCCGGCCTGGTCGTCACGGCCGCCACGCGCGAGGGCATGACAGCCACCGACGAGAGCCTGTTCCGCGGCGCCGCCCGCGCCGCGCTGGCCACCGGCGTTCCCGTCTCGATCCGTTGCGGTGATCTCGGGGTGGTCCTGGACGAAGGGCTGCCGGCGGACCGGGTCGTCGTCGGCGAACTCGACCGCCGCGATGCCAAACCCTTCGAAGCGGCCCGGCACGGCGCGTTCGTCGCACTGGACCACGTGGGCCTGAACGACGACGACGCCTACCTCGACGACGAGGAGCGCGTCGCCCTCGTGCTCGGCCTGATCGAAGCCGGACACGGCCACCAGATCCTGCTCTCCAGCAACGCCGTCGGGGTCGCGAAGGGGCACCCCGAACATGACCTGCCGTTCGAGTTCGTCCTGCGGACGTTCGCGCCCCGCCTGCCCGCCGCCCATACCCGGCAGATCCTGGTGGACAACCCGCGCACCCTCTTGTCGAAAGAGAACTGAAGATGTCGAGAGTGAACACCGTCCTGGGCCCGATCCCGGCCG is part of the Actinoplanes sp. NBC_00393 genome and harbors:
- a CDS encoding EAL domain-containing protein — encoded protein: MAGGSLLRSRRVLYAVPVLVVLIVALGTLPAAGLAGLLTGCSAAIAVVMARAAVGGRAAGPRLRALTLAGGAGLAALAGLGSGIAALLAPHVLVDGVPLPAEIPLVTLFLVAALYLPAVLRPSQRRDQLGRLRFGLDVLGVTACLIYASWVPLFSGGDRRGAAMTALVFGGGAAATAAVAGVHAIRHRAALQWCAPAAALSLIGLTALVIAMDYPGKPNAAIGALVAAGAVNVAAGLLWYGSVRVSPDVGSMPAPGSEPPASFPLLALLILGSALITAFHLINGGRMDATSILLGTVALSAVATREWVTAVALRRQAGRLTVQGNRLRTLMYGSADVAMVLDSNLAVRWQSPAAARQFGLSDQEVLGRTVSALVHPDQVDAVHAYLIGRFRGSGTGDGFAVRLRDGFGRWRETEWAITAADPADPENTLVIHIRDVTNVRGLEEALRQSTHLDRQTGLANRDGLLCAAELIPDAGAMIVIELDGLTATGDVHGRDHAEFVLVEAARRLRAAVAEADVPARIGEARFAVLTHCGAVRAHLLASQLVNALSAPYPVAGTVSHLSAWAGLDDVAADDSTDEVIRRAGLALRSVRSGAPGAVEWYDAEMETRLLRRSTLEQDLSQAIERGHIDLHYQPIVELPGRQPVGIEVTPVWRHATLGPVPAGELCRLAEDLGLLADIGHRVLHRSCRLLADWRRLHESLWLAVNVRPRQLLDPAFEASLHTALEKHQLPPSALVIEIDEQDLADVEDVAAQLGRLRAQGLRTAVDSFGAGPTSLSRLRILPIDLLKIDQSGALLDVAVTLGHRLGLEVVAHGVQEEADLETAQAAGCRLGQGDLLGRPMPAERLEAMLA
- a CDS encoding TetR/AcrR family transcriptional regulator, which produces MANLRAVQKEMTRKLLVSTALELFRTKGYAATTVDDIASTAGTTRVTFYAYFKSRSDLARALLAELNEVLERTTSEQHGTTAPELVDVVRDGSYEAMAGWLGQRSRTWVQIRPYLNAISEAAHVDPDLRDLVDSWFEEVIADIKDGLDQAGRFPPEIRHSRAVLAFAQLDYLGQHWTEGRWGVDREQVVHVLAESWFTLLGERPPAN
- a CDS encoding MFS transporter, whose translation is MVSKTRATLIASCTAVLVAQLTNALPGALNGTFQQEFQTAGTELTWITAAFMIPLVVFELTFGLIGDMWGRKKLLIGGAGLLVAGALVCATAPTVQAMWAGQALSGLGAGILFPISLTLSAAITPTAHARARVIAIWAGFLSLGAAISPLLAGLFAEYSSWRGAYIVVAVLAAVAALLTLGAQDSSAPSGRKVDIPGQVTLALGLIAVLYAAVQGAEVGWSRPEIVGGFVAGAALLAAFVVIELRTDPPLLDLRLFRNRSFSIASVVAVVGMFSFLGICFSTSIWLGAVQHQSALKIGILFLFIQGPAFALIPLISYLLRHVPPRWVLTGGFALMAVGGFWCSRFDVQDLGWTRFIAPLLLVGIGFALTVGSITAVAINTVPLHYAGMASATTNLLRDLGFALGPVIVGAIALSSAGARFAEALPGSGLPPAELGAATAIGEAAGPIAVNSLPPGVPGSGAHAVAMDALGSGFQLAFLVCAIGALVAAALTLFGLRNTRDTTPEEQMMESAQSFSS